The Streptomyces camelliae genome window below encodes:
- a CDS encoding FAD-binding oxidoreductase, with protein MIMSRIEAPRSESTEETSSLTDRLLAGLPAEAVLTDPDVTASYANDMASFCPAGAPAVVVLPRTVEQVQHVMRTATELRVPVVPQGARSGLSGAANATDGCVVLSLTKMDRILEISPVDRIAVVEPGVINATLSRAVEEHGLYYPPDPSSWEMCTIGGNIGTGSGGLCCVKYGVTAEYVLGLDVVLADGRLMSTGRRTAKGVAGYDLTRLFVGSEGSLGIVVRAVLALKPKPPQQLVLAAEFPSAAAACDAVCRIMEGGHVPSLLELMDRTTVKAVNDLAHMGLPETTEALLLAAFDTPDPAADLAAVGALCEAAGATQVVPAEDAAESEMLLKARRLSLTALEAVKGTTMIDDVCVPRSRLGAMLEGVERIAATYDLTIGVCAHAGDGNTHPTVCFDAQDADESRRARESFDEIMALGLELGGTITGEHGVGVLKKEWLAREIGPVGVEMQRAVKQAFDPLGILNPGKLF; from the coding sequence GTGATCATGAGCCGTATCGAAGCGCCCCGCTCCGAAAGCACCGAAGAGACGAGCAGTCTCACCGACCGGCTCCTGGCCGGCCTGCCCGCCGAGGCCGTCCTGACCGACCCCGACGTCACCGCGTCCTACGCCAACGACATGGCGAGCTTCTGCCCGGCCGGCGCCCCCGCCGTCGTCGTGCTGCCGCGCACGGTCGAGCAGGTCCAGCACGTCATGCGCACCGCGACCGAACTGCGCGTGCCCGTGGTCCCGCAGGGCGCCCGCTCCGGCCTGTCCGGCGCCGCCAACGCCACCGACGGCTGCGTCGTGCTGTCCCTGACCAAGATGGACCGCATCCTGGAGATCAGCCCCGTCGACCGGATCGCCGTGGTCGAGCCGGGCGTGATCAACGCGACCCTGTCCCGCGCGGTCGAGGAACACGGCCTGTACTACCCGCCGGACCCGTCCAGCTGGGAGATGTGCACCATCGGCGGCAACATCGGCACCGGGTCCGGCGGCCTGTGCTGCGTGAAGTACGGGGTCACGGCCGAGTACGTGCTCGGCCTGGACGTGGTGCTGGCCGACGGCCGCCTGATGTCCACCGGCCGCCGTACGGCGAAGGGGGTCGCGGGCTACGACCTCACCCGGCTCTTCGTCGGCTCCGAGGGCTCCCTCGGCATCGTCGTACGGGCCGTCCTCGCGCTGAAGCCCAAGCCGCCGCAGCAGCTGGTGCTGGCCGCCGAGTTCCCCTCCGCGGCGGCCGCCTGCGACGCCGTCTGCCGGATCATGGAGGGCGGGCACGTCCCGTCCCTCCTCGAACTGATGGACCGTACGACCGTCAAGGCCGTCAACGACCTCGCCCACATGGGCCTGCCGGAGACCACCGAGGCGCTGCTGCTGGCCGCCTTCGACACCCCGGACCCCGCCGCCGACCTCGCCGCCGTCGGCGCGCTGTGCGAGGCCGCCGGCGCCACCCAGGTCGTCCCGGCGGAGGACGCGGCCGAGTCCGAGATGCTGCTGAAGGCCCGGCGGCTCTCGCTGACCGCGCTGGAGGCGGTCAAGGGCACGACGATGATCGACGACGTGTGCGTGCCCCGCTCCAGGCTCGGCGCGATGCTGGAGGGCGTCGAGCGCATCGCCGCCACGTACGACCTGACCATCGGCGTCTGCGCCCATGCCGGCGACGGCAACACGCACCCCACGGTCTGCTTCGACGCGCAGGACGCGGACGAGTCCCGGCGGGCCCGTGAGTCCTTCGACGAGATCATGGCGCTCGGCCTTGAGCTGGGCGGCACCATCACCGGCGAACACGGCGTCGGCGTACTGAAGAAGGAGTGGCTGGCCCGGGAGATCGGCCCGGTCGGGGTGGAGATGCAGCGCGCGGTGAAGCAGGCCTTCGACCCGCTTGGCATCCTCAACCCGGGCAAGCTTTTCTGA
- a CDS encoding SsgA family sporulation/cell division regulator — protein sequence MDHTVVERELELRLILSPERSIPVPARLGYRCDDPYAVHIAFHINSDSPVNWTFARDLLVEGVFRPCGQGDVRVWPTKADGRSVVLIALSSPDGDALLEAPVPQVSAWLERTLMAVPPGTEGAQLGIDDALDQLLAQ from the coding sequence ATGGATCACACCGTGGTGGAGCGGGAGCTGGAGCTGAGGCTCATCCTGTCGCCCGAGCGCAGCATCCCGGTCCCGGCCCGGCTCGGCTACCGCTGCGACGACCCCTACGCCGTCCACATCGCCTTCCACATCAACTCGGACTCCCCCGTCAACTGGACGTTCGCCCGCGACCTGCTGGTGGAGGGCGTGTTCCGGCCGTGCGGGCAGGGGGACGTGCGGGTGTGGCCGACGAAGGCCGACGGGCGCAGCGTCGTACTGATCGCGCTCAGCTCGCCGGACGGCGACGCACTGCTGGAGGCGCCCGTCCCGCAGGTGTCGGCCTGGCTGGAGCGGACGCTGATGGCGGTGCCGCCGGGCACGGAGGGCGCGCAGCTGGGCATCGACGACGCCCTCGACCAGCTGCTCGCCCAGTGA
- a CDS encoding RDD family protein, with amino-acid sequence MSAPTPAPGDDRPREGYYPDPSIPGYVRYWNGASWVPGTSRPAPKDGEPLVPPPGIRPAAPATPAPSVVEETGPHFFDEDPQPSPSGQDAGGAWPADGQGTGQPGAWVADGQGAGQPGGWSADGQGTGQPGGWSADGQAGQSGAGAGGPQGQGGSGGRHAGQAGAGGDGRAPWPGDPRVPAGGPAQQSGRTETPSAEGDAPDNGGTFIFRRPVPGPAAVTDDGTMTFRPVPGQARPSASGAGAGPGSGSGPQASDAGADATGRPGTGFGPGAAGQGAGAAGSGDASGGFPSQASGAGAGGAGQGAAGGFGPQGAGAGAGAAGQGAPGGFGPQAAGPGVAGRSGAGAGAGAAGQGAGAAGGGGGFGPQASGAGAGGAGQGAEAAGSGGASGGFPSQVSGAGAGGAGQGAAGGFGPQGPVGAPHPQAGGAPSVPSPAAGPGFGAGKAAAERAAAGQAGPAPSAPFGAQPAQSAPSAPSAVAPSVPAQGGAPVTPMTSGPGGGQASWAQQVHQLAGGDEQPVAPWKPPVEDVFQAAARRQAAARPAGLGKRLAARLIDTLIVGLVTAGIAAPLGLRAADHIREKIDAAKLSGREVTVWLLDGTTATSLGIVLAVLLLVGVGYEVLPTAKWGRTLGKRLLGLEVRDIEAHEPPTFGPALRRWLVYSIPGLLGIGIVGVLWCLFDRPWHQCWHDKAAHTFVAG; translated from the coding sequence ATGAGCGCCCCAACCCCGGCCCCAGGTGACGACAGGCCCCGCGAGGGCTACTACCCGGACCCGTCCATCCCCGGCTACGTCCGGTACTGGAACGGCGCCTCCTGGGTGCCCGGCACCAGCCGCCCGGCGCCGAAGGACGGCGAACCGCTCGTCCCGCCCCCCGGCATCCGCCCGGCGGCCCCGGCGACTCCGGCGCCCTCGGTGGTGGAGGAGACGGGCCCCCACTTCTTCGACGAGGACCCCCAGCCGTCGCCCTCCGGGCAGGACGCGGGGGGCGCCTGGCCTGCCGACGGACAGGGCACCGGCCAGCCGGGCGCCTGGGTTGCCGACGGACAGGGTGCGGGTCAGCCGGGTGGCTGGTCCGCCGACGGCCAGGGCACCGGTCAGCCGGGTGGCTGGTCCGCCGACGGCCAGGCAGGGCAGTCGGGTGCCGGTGCGGGTGGACCGCAGGGGCAGGGCGGATCGGGTGGCCGGCACGCCGGGCAGGCGGGCGCCGGTGGTGACGGGCGGGCCCCCTGGCCCGGCGACCCGAGGGTCCCGGCGGGGGGACCGGCTCAGCAGAGCGGCCGTACCGAGACTCCGTCGGCGGAGGGCGACGCCCCGGACAACGGCGGCACGTTCATCTTCCGCCGCCCGGTTCCGGGCCCCGCGGCCGTCACGGACGACGGCACGATGACATTCCGCCCGGTACCGGGCCAGGCCCGCCCGTCCGCCTCCGGCGCGGGGGCGGGTCCGGGTTCCGGCTCCGGCCCGCAGGCCTCTGACGCGGGGGCGGATGCGACCGGCCGGCCAGGTACGGGCTTCGGTCCCGGCGCGGCCGGTCAGGGTGCGGGCGCGGCGGGTTCCGGCGACGCGTCCGGGGGCTTCCCCTCGCAGGCTTCCGGCGCCGGTGCCGGTGGGGCCGGTCAAGGGGCCGCGGGTGGCTTTGGGCCGCAGGGGGCCGGTGCCGGGGCGGGTGCGGCCGGTCAGGGTGCTCCCGGCGGGTTCGGCCCGCAGGCCGCCGGCCCGGGAGTGGCCGGGCGCTCGGGCGCCGGTGCCGGGGCGGGCGCGGCCGGTCAGGGTGCCGGGGCGGCCGGTGGCGGCGGTGGCTTCGGGCCGCAGGCCTCTGGCGCCGGTGCCGGTGGGGCCGGTCAGGGTGCCGAGGCGGCGGGTTCCGGCGGCGCGTCCGGGGGCTTCCCCTCGCAGGTTTCCGGTGCCGGTGCCGGTGGGGCCGGCCAGGGTGCCGCCGGTGGCTTTGGGCCGCAGGGGCCCGTCGGGGCACCGCATCCGCAGGCCGGCGGTGCTCCTTCCGTTCCCTCGCCCGCCGCGGGCCCCGGTTTCGGTGCCGGTAAGGCCGCGGCCGAGCGTGCCGCGGCCGGGCAGGCGGGACCGGCGCCCTCAGCGCCCTTCGGTGCCCAGCCCGCCCAGTCCGCCCCGTCCGCGCCCTCAGCCGTGGCGCCCTCCGTGCCCGCGCAGGGCGGTGCCCCGGTCACCCCGATGACCAGTGGCCCCGGCGGTGGCCAGGCATCCTGGGCGCAGCAGGTGCACCAGTTGGCCGGTGGTGACGAGCAGCCCGTGGCGCCGTGGAAGCCACCGGTGGAGGACGTCTTCCAGGCCGCCGCCCGCCGCCAGGCCGCAGCCCGGCCGGCCGGACTCGGCAAGCGGCTCGCGGCCCGGCTGATCGACACCCTGATCGTGGGCCTCGTGACGGCCGGCATCGCCGCGCCGCTCGGTCTGCGGGCCGCCGACCACATCCGGGAGAAGATCGACGCGGCCAAGCTGTCCGGCCGCGAGGTCACCGTCTGGCTGCTCGACGGCACGACCGCCACCAGCCTCGGCATCGTCCTCGCCGTCCTCCTCCTCGTCGGCGTCGGCTACGAGGTGCTGCCGACCGCCAAGTGGGGCCGCACCCTGGGCAAGCGGCTGCTCGGCCTGGAGGTGCGGGACATCGAGGCGCACGAGCCCCCGACCTTCGGCCCGGCGCTGCGCCGCTGGCTCGTCTACAGCATCCCCGGCCTGCTCGGCATCGGGATCGTGGGCGTGCTGTGGTGCCTGTTCGACCGGCCCTGGCACCAGTGCTGGCACGACAAGGCGGCCCACACCTTCGTCGCCGGCTGA
- a CDS encoding RDD family protein produces MSSEPPPGSGEQPPEDDPFRKRPPSDQGQGSSGAPYGTPQGGAQPPPPGGEQPPQQPPPGGGGQQPPSYGGGPSGPYGGGRTGGYGGGPYGGGPYGSGAGGYPADPLAGMPPLADSARRTLARIIDMILVGIVVWLLTWAFGVREYNVNGDHVEVGKSAGQSFIAAVLYIAYDTFMMSKYGQTLGKKWFNMRVANLDNGATPSVQTLLIRSLVLWVPFAFCCACIWTAICGGWSYFDKPYKQGLHDKAAKTVVVSTG; encoded by the coding sequence ATGAGCAGCGAACCGCCCCCCGGCTCCGGAGAGCAGCCCCCCGAGGACGACCCGTTCAGGAAGCGGCCCCCGTCCGACCAGGGGCAGGGCAGCTCGGGCGCGCCGTACGGCACCCCGCAGGGCGGCGCCCAACCCCCGCCGCCCGGCGGTGAGCAGCCGCCCCAGCAACCACCTCCGGGGGGCGGCGGCCAGCAGCCCCCCTCCTACGGCGGCGGCCCCTCCGGCCCCTACGGCGGTGGCCGTACCGGCGGCTACGGCGGCGGCCCGTACGGCGGTGGCCCCTACGGCTCCGGCGCCGGCGGCTACCCCGCCGACCCGCTGGCCGGCATGCCCCCGCTGGCCGACAGTGCCAGGCGCACCCTCGCGCGGATCATCGACATGATCCTCGTCGGCATCGTCGTCTGGCTGCTCACCTGGGCGTTCGGGGTGCGCGAGTACAACGTCAACGGCGACCACGTCGAGGTCGGCAAGTCCGCGGGCCAGTCCTTCATCGCGGCCGTGCTCTACATCGCGTACGACACCTTCATGATGAGCAAGTACGGCCAGACGCTCGGCAAGAAGTGGTTCAACATGCGGGTGGCGAACCTGGACAACGGCGCCACCCCCTCCGTACAGACCCTGCTGATCCGCTCCCTGGTGCTGTGGGTGCCGTTCGCCTTCTGCTGCGCCTGCATCTGGACGGCGATCTGCGGCGGCTGGAGCTACTTCGACAAGCCGTACAAGCAGGGCCTGCACGACAAGGCGGCCAAGACGGTGGTGGTCAGCACGGGCTGA